The following are encoded together in the Iodobacter fluviatilis genome:
- a CDS encoding serine/threonine protein kinase translates to MVAKFYRPERWSSEAILEEHAFTLELAERELPVVPPRIHQGQTLHQFAGFQFAIFNKHGGRAPELESASTLEWMGRFIGRIHAVGALKPFAHRPALNIDTFGIGPRDFLLSHDFIPASLKPAWESAIALALDGVRRSFDRAGDVAQIRLHGDCHIGNVLWTDAGPHFVDFDDSRSAPAIQDLWMLLSGNRSEMTRQLIDILIGYEDFCDFDPRELHLIEALRTLRLIHYSGWLARRWHDPAFPAAFPWFNTEHYWQDRILELREQIALMDEPALVV, encoded by the coding sequence TTGGTCGCCAAGTTTTATCGCCCTGAGCGCTGGAGCAGCGAAGCTATTTTAGAAGAGCACGCCTTTACGCTAGAGCTAGCCGAGCGAGAGCTGCCAGTAGTGCCGCCGCGAATTCACCAAGGCCAAACGCTGCATCAGTTTGCAGGCTTTCAATTCGCCATTTTCAATAAGCACGGTGGCCGCGCACCCGAACTAGAATCCGCCTCAACGCTAGAATGGATGGGGCGCTTTATTGGCCGCATTCATGCCGTTGGCGCACTAAAACCCTTTGCCCATCGCCCTGCTCTAAATATCGACACCTTTGGCATAGGCCCACGGGATTTTTTGCTCAGCCACGATTTTATCCCCGCCTCGCTCAAACCCGCATGGGAAAGCGCCATTGCCTTGGCCTTAGATGGCGTTCGCCGCAGCTTTGATCGCGCTGGCGATGTGGCGCAAATCCGCCTGCACGGCGATTGCCATATCGGCAATGTACTTTGGACCGACGCTGGCCCGCACTTTGTAGACTTTGATGACAGCCGCAGCGCCCCTGCTATTCAAGACTTATGGATGCTGCTCTCTGGCAACCGCAGCGAAATGACGCGGCAACTGATTGATATCTTAATTGGCTACGAAGACTTCTGCGATTTTGACCCGCGCGAGCTGCACTTAATTGAAGCGCTGCGCACGCTTCGGCTGATTCACTACTCTGGGTGGCTAGCCCGCCGCTGGCACGACCCCGCCTTCCCCGCCGCCTTTCCTTGGTTTAATACCGAGCACTATTGGCAAGATCGCATCTTAGAATTACGCGAACAAATTGCCCTGATGGATGAACCCGCCCTAGTCGTTTAA
- a CDS encoding Lar family restriction alleviation protein, giving the protein MLNSRPYQSKPSTNDSEPQPCPKCGSKPEVTKAGSNRCWVQCSKFGKNGNCSAISQQGTTKKEAIVLWNKLK; this is encoded by the coding sequence ATGCTCAATTCAAGGCCCTATCAAAGCAAGCCATCCACCAACGATAGCGAACCACAGCCTTGCCCAAAATGCGGCTCAAAACCCGAAGTCACTAAAGCAGGCTCTAACCGCTGCTGGGTGCAATGCTCTAAATTTGGCAAAAACGGCAATTGCAGTGCCATCTCTCAGCAAGGCACCACCAAAAAAGAAGCCATTGTGCTGTGGAACAAGCTGAAATAA